Genomic window (Cellulosilyticum lentocellum DSM 5427):
TTTTATTTGACAATGATGTGATATAATGATAAAAAATTTAATTAAATTGAAATGAGTATGGACTAGATGAGGAGGTCTATTTATGCCAAGTAATTTTTCAAATGAATATGGTCATATAATAATCAACGAAGAAGTTATTGCACAGATTAGTGGTGTAACAGCTATGGAGTGTTATGGCGTTGTTGGCATGGCCGCTAGAAACGTAAAAGACGGCATTGTACATCTATTAAAGGGTGAAAGCTTAACCAAAGGGATAGCCGTGCGTTTAAATGAAAATAAAGCCAATATTGACTTTCATGTTATAGTCGAATACGGTACTAAGATTTCTGCTGTAGCAGATAACCTAATGAGTACAGTAAAATACAAAGTAAAAGATGCACTTGGTATTGAAGTCGAAAGTATTCGTATCTTCATTGAGGGTGTAAGAGTAGATAAAGAATAATAGTTTGTATAAGAACCTTGATGGGTTTGAGGAGGCATATAAAGTGGAAGTTAGAAAAATAGATGCAGCTCAG
Coding sequences:
- a CDS encoding Asp23/Gls24 family envelope stress response protein; protein product: MPSNFSNEYGHIIINEEVIAQISGVTAMECYGVVGMAARNVKDGIVHLLKGESLTKGIAVRLNENKANIDFHVIVEYGTKISAVADNLMSTVKYKVKDALGIEVESIRIFIEGVRVDKE